One genomic window of Conger conger chromosome 9, fConCon1.1, whole genome shotgun sequence includes the following:
- the sdhc gene encoding succinate dehydrogenase cytochrome b560 subunit, mitochondrial isoform X1, translating into MALLLRTLARRGVCTPCPRFCLYRPAVPMGTTAKEEMDKFWDKNTRLNRPMSPHITVYRWSIPMVMSITHRGTGVGLSGGISLFALAALVLPGDYTSHLELVNSLSLGPALITSAKFILAFPVMYHTCNGIRHLVWDLGKGFKIPEVYRSGYMVVVLSLLSAMALAAL; encoded by the exons ATGGCGTTACTTCTAAG AACATTGGCACGGCGGGGTGTGTGTACGCCCTGTCCGCGATTCTGCCTATACAGACC TGCGGTTCCCATGGGCACCACTGCAAAGGAAGAAATGGACAAATTCTGGGACAAAAACACTCGACTAAACCGACCTATGTCTCCTCACATTACAGTCTACAG GTGGTCTATCCCCATGGTGATGTCCATCACTCACAGAGGCACAGGCGTGGGACTTAGCGGAG GTATTTCTCTCTTTGCACTTGCTGCGTTGGTGTTGCCAGGTGACTACACCTCTCACCTGGAGCTGGTCAATTCCCTGTCCCTGGGCCCCGCCCTCATCACCAGCGCCAAGTTCATCCTGGCATTCCCCGTGATGTATCACACCTGTAATGGCATCCGTCACCTG GTGTGGGACCTGGGCAAGGGCTTTAAGATCCCGGAGGTGTACCGCTCAGGCTACATGGTCGTGGTCCTGTCGCTGCTCTCTGCGATGGCACTCGCTGCTCTGTGA
- the sdhc gene encoding succinate dehydrogenase cytochrome b560 subunit, mitochondrial isoform X2 → MCTTLARRGVCTPCPRFCLYRPAVPMGTTAKEEMDKFWDKNTRLNRPMSPHITVYRWSIPMVMSITHRGTGVGLSGGISLFALAALVLPGDYTSHLELVNSLSLGPALITSAKFILAFPVMYHTCNGIRHLVWDLGKGFKIPEVYRSGYMVVVLSLLSAMALAAL, encoded by the exons ATGTGCAC AACATTGGCACGGCGGGGTGTGTGTACGCCCTGTCCGCGATTCTGCCTATACAGACC TGCGGTTCCCATGGGCACCACTGCAAAGGAAGAAATGGACAAATTCTGGGACAAAAACACTCGACTAAACCGACCTATGTCTCCTCACATTACAGTCTACAG GTGGTCTATCCCCATGGTGATGTCCATCACTCACAGAGGCACAGGCGTGGGACTTAGCGGAG GTATTTCTCTCTTTGCACTTGCTGCGTTGGTGTTGCCAGGTGACTACACCTCTCACCTGGAGCTGGTCAATTCCCTGTCCCTGGGCCCCGCCCTCATCACCAGCGCCAAGTTCATCCTGGCATTCCCCGTGATGTATCACACCTGTAATGGCATCCGTCACCTG GTGTGGGACCTGGGCAAGGGCTTTAAGATCCCGGAGGTGTACCGCTCAGGCTACATGGTCGTGGTCCTGTCGCTGCTCTCTGCGATGGCACTCGCTGCTCTGTGA
- the sdhc gene encoding succinate dehydrogenase cytochrome b560 subunit, mitochondrial isoform X3 has product MGTTAKEEMDKFWDKNTRLNRPMSPHITVYRWSIPMVMSITHRGTGVGLSGGISLFALAALVLPGDYTSHLELVNSLSLGPALITSAKFILAFPVMYHTCNGIRHLVWDLGKGFKIPEVYRSGYMVVVLSLLSAMALAAL; this is encoded by the exons ATGGGCACCACTGCAAAGGAAGAAATGGACAAATTCTGGGACAAAAACACTCGACTAAACCGACCTATGTCTCCTCACATTACAGTCTACAG GTGGTCTATCCCCATGGTGATGTCCATCACTCACAGAGGCACAGGCGTGGGACTTAGCGGAG GTATTTCTCTCTTTGCACTTGCTGCGTTGGTGTTGCCAGGTGACTACACCTCTCACCTGGAGCTGGTCAATTCCCTGTCCCTGGGCCCCGCCCTCATCACCAGCGCCAAGTTCATCCTGGCATTCCCCGTGATGTATCACACCTGTAATGGCATCCGTCACCTG GTGTGGGACCTGGGCAAGGGCTTTAAGATCCCGGAGGTGTACCGCTCAGGCTACATGGTCGTGGTCCTGTCGCTGCTCTCTGCGATGGCACTCGCTGCTCTGTGA